From a region of the Corallococcus coralloides DSM 2259 genome:
- a CDS encoding NAD(P)-dependent alcohol dehydrogenase, translating to MPTANAYAATSSKSPLGPLAIQRRELGPRDVLIEIKYCGICHSDIHTVRGEWGETTYPIVPGHEIAGIVTGVGAQVKKHAVGDRVGVGCMVDSCGDCSSCRKGEEQHCLRGMVGTYGATGRDGQLTQGGYSTHIVVTEDFVLKIPEGISLDAAAPLLCAGITTYSPLRRWGAGPGKKVAIVGLGGLGHMGVKFARAMGAEVTVLSQSLSKKEDGLRLGAHHYYATKDPETFKKLAGTFDLIVNTVSAKIDLDAYLSLLALDGALVNVGAPAEPLSVNVFSLIMPRRVFTGSLIGGIPQTQEMLDFCAKHHIGADIEVIPASKINDAYERVLASDVRYRFVIDTSTLK from the coding sequence ATGCCTACCGCCAACGCCTACGCCGCCACCTCCTCGAAGTCACCGCTCGGTCCCCTGGCCATCCAGCGCCGGGAGCTTGGCCCGCGCGACGTGCTCATCGAGATCAAGTACTGCGGCATCTGCCACTCCGACATCCACACCGTCCGCGGCGAGTGGGGCGAGACGACCTACCCCATCGTTCCCGGCCATGAGATCGCCGGCATCGTCACCGGCGTCGGCGCCCAGGTGAAGAAGCACGCCGTCGGCGACCGCGTCGGCGTGGGCTGCATGGTGGACTCCTGCGGCGACTGCTCGTCCTGCCGCAAGGGCGAGGAGCAGCACTGCCTCAGGGGGATGGTCGGAACGTACGGCGCCACCGGGCGGGACGGCCAGCTCACGCAGGGCGGCTACTCCACCCACATCGTCGTGACCGAGGACTTCGTCCTCAAGATCCCCGAAGGCATCTCGCTCGACGCCGCCGCGCCGCTGCTGTGCGCGGGCATCACGACGTACTCACCGCTGCGCCGCTGGGGCGCGGGGCCCGGCAAGAAGGTGGCCATCGTGGGCCTGGGCGGCCTGGGCCACATGGGCGTGAAGTTCGCTCGCGCGATGGGCGCGGAGGTGACCGTCCTGTCGCAGTCGCTGAGCAAGAAGGAGGACGGCCTGCGGCTGGGCGCTCACCACTACTACGCCACGAAGGATCCGGAGACGTTCAAGAAGCTGGCGGGCACGTTCGACCTCATCGTGAACACGGTGAGCGCGAAGATCGACCTGGACGCCTACCTGTCCCTGCTGGCCCTGGACGGAGCCCTGGTCAACGTGGGCGCTCCCGCGGAGCCGCTCTCGGTCAACGTGTTCTCGCTGATCATGCCGCGCCGCGTGTTCACCGGCTCGCTCATCGGCGGCATCCCGCAGACGCAGGAGATGTTGGACTTCTGCGCGAAGCACCACATCGGCGCGGACATCGAGGTCATCCCCGCCAGCAAGATCAACGACGCCTACGAGCGGGTGCTCGCCTCCGACGTCCGGTACCGGTTCGTCATCGACACGTCGACCCTGAAGTAG
- a CDS encoding DUF1501 domain-containing protein, with protein sequence MPESTSGANGVQMHTNHLRIALEMVGRLCIEMSLTPSRSDPSRSLLDETLVYVYSDFGRTFPKQGSDHHPATCALLVGGGIQGNQMLGGYDETMNGSPMGAPVALVEEDGSHVSRAPRSQDIAATVMSAFGLEPGKDFFIPGGYGVFDGVVKS encoded by the coding sequence GTGCCTGAAAGTACTTCCGGCGCGAACGGCGTGCAGATGCACACCAACCACCTGCGCATCGCGTTGGAGATGGTGGGGCGGCTGTGCATCGAGATGAGCCTCACCCCGAGCAGGTCCGACCCGTCCCGGTCGCTGCTGGATGAGACGCTCGTGTACGTCTACAGCGACTTCGGGCGGACCTTCCCGAAGCAGGGGAGCGATCACCACCCGGCGACGTGCGCGCTGCTCGTGGGCGGAGGCATCCAGGGCAACCAGATGCTCGGTGGGTACGACGAGACGATGAACGGCTCGCCCATGGGGGCACCGGTGGCGCTGGTGGAGGAGGACGGCAGCCACGTGTCACGCGCGCCGCGTTCGCAGGACATCGCGGCGACGGTGATGAGTGCCTTTGGCCTGGAGCCGGGGAAGGACTTCTTCATCCCCGGCGGCTACGGCGTCTTCGACGGCGTCGTGAAGTCCTGA
- a CDS encoding right-handed parallel beta-helix repeat-containing protein — MKQTRGLAMVMAVTTLLTGAPDALARDTVPSNVEPKVSFTTGHTVRCGDTLTQHTLLTQDLNCPGSAPFALRVVGAGIVLDLDGHTVRRTGTTTTETPGIEIQANSMVRNGTVQGFGRGITTPDGSDASNVRLHKLALVDNYTGVYNAATTNFLITECRVSGSATGLSREFDASSGSFDVRSSVFTGNRLAMLADYHDIDVLDSTFTSNESVIYCWEGRVRFRSSTIAWNNAVGSIPNDGDGPRACEEMRFENTLIANNATIAPYSIPVWEPYKLSMIDTLVVHNGTGLQARALTVYLDGNTFYGNASGLTLSDRAGFPSGPLTGIVRGNQFLSNDGDGLRVEPPSTPTVINNVALGNAGFGIYAPTAFDGGGNVARDNTAGDCVGIICSPF; from the coding sequence ATGAAGCAGACACGCGGACTCGCCATGGTGATGGCTGTGACCACCTTGCTCACGGGAGCGCCCGACGCCCTGGCCCGTGACACGGTTCCATCCAACGTGGAGCCCAAGGTGAGCTTCACCACCGGCCACACCGTCCGGTGCGGTGACACCCTCACCCAGCACACGCTCCTCACGCAGGATCTCAACTGCCCGGGCTCGGCGCCCTTCGCGCTCCGGGTCGTGGGCGCAGGCATCGTCCTGGACCTGGATGGCCACACCGTTCGCCGCACCGGGACGACTACAACAGAAACACCGGGCATCGAGATCCAGGCCAACAGCATGGTGCGCAATGGCACGGTTCAGGGATTCGGCCGGGGCATCACCACACCTGACGGCTCGGACGCTTCGAACGTGCGACTCCACAAGCTCGCGCTCGTCGACAACTACACGGGTGTCTACAACGCTGCCACCACGAACTTCCTCATCACGGAGTGCCGCGTGAGCGGAAGCGCCACCGGGCTGAGCCGTGAGTTCGACGCGTCCAGCGGCAGCTTCGACGTGAGGTCGTCGGTGTTCACCGGCAACAGGCTCGCGATGCTCGCGGACTACCACGACATCGACGTGCTCGACTCCACGTTCACGTCCAACGAGAGCGTCATCTACTGCTGGGAAGGCCGCGTCCGCTTCAGGTCGAGCACGATCGCGTGGAACAACGCCGTGGGCTCGATCCCCAACGATGGTGACGGCCCCCGGGCCTGCGAGGAGATGCGGTTCGAGAACACGCTCATCGCGAACAACGCCACGATCGCGCCCTACTCGATTCCCGTCTGGGAGCCGTACAAGCTGTCGATGATCGACACGCTGGTGGTCCACAACGGCACGGGGCTCCAGGCCAGGGCACTGACCGTCTACCTCGACGGCAACACCTTCTATGGCAACGCGAGCGGCTTGACCCTGTCCGACCGCGCAGGGTTCCCCTCGGGTCCTCTCACCGGCATCGTTCGCGGCAACCAGTTCCTGTCCAACGACGGCGACGGCCTCCGGGTAGAGCCGCCCAGCACCCCCACGGTGATCAACAACGTCGCCCTGGGCAACGCGGGCTTCGGCATCTATGCACCGACCGCCTTCGACGGCGGCGGGAACGTCGCGCGGGACAACACCGCGGGCGACTGCGTGGGCATCATCTGTTCGCCCTTCTGA
- a CDS encoding right-handed parallel beta-helix repeat-containing protein: MKQTRGVVVAMAVTTLLTGAPDVQARDTVASNVEPTVIFTTGHTVRCGDTITQHTKLTHDLNCPSSDPFALQVDGPDIVLDLGGYTVRRTGPVNFTSQGIVVANGRMVRNGTVQGFASGITTTSGETALNLRLHALAILDNGIGVYNRASNANFLITDSLLSGNDTGLRGEFDASTGNFDVRSSIFTHNELVMIADYHNIDVLDSTFTSNGSIFFCWEGLIRIRSSTIEWNDAVGTAHNDGEGPRRCYETRFENTLIANNAAFATADEPVWAPLQLSMLDSLVVSNGTGLNATAVNVYIDGNTFYGNAGGLTLSDRVGPSGGTLTGIVRGNQFLSNDGDGLRVVPPSTPTLINNVALGNAGFGIYAPTAFDGGGNVARDNTAGDCVGIICSPF, from the coding sequence ATGAAGCAGACACGCGGAGTCGTTGTCGCCATGGCCGTGACCACCTTGCTCACGGGAGCGCCTGACGTCCAGGCCCGAGACACGGTTGCATCCAACGTGGAACCCACGGTGATCTTCACCACCGGTCACACCGTCCGGTGCGGTGACACGATTACCCAGCACACGAAGCTCACGCACGACCTCAACTGCCCCAGCTCGGACCCCTTCGCGCTCCAGGTCGACGGCCCGGACATCGTGCTGGACCTGGGCGGATACACCGTGCGCCGCACGGGTCCGGTGAACTTCACCTCGCAAGGCATCGTGGTCGCCAACGGCAGGATGGTGCGCAATGGCACGGTCCAGGGGTTCGCCAGCGGCATCACCACCACCAGCGGAGAGACCGCGCTGAACCTGCGGCTGCATGCGCTCGCGATCCTCGACAACGGCATCGGCGTCTACAACCGGGCGTCCAATGCGAACTTCCTCATCACGGACTCGCTCCTGAGCGGGAATGACACAGGGCTGAGAGGTGAGTTCGATGCGTCCACGGGAAACTTCGACGTGCGGTCATCCATCTTCACCCACAACGAGCTCGTGATGATCGCGGACTACCACAACATTGACGTGCTCGACTCCACGTTCACGTCCAACGGAAGCATCTTCTTCTGCTGGGAAGGCCTCATCCGCATCAGGTCGAGCACCATCGAGTGGAACGACGCCGTGGGCACGGCCCACAATGACGGCGAAGGCCCCCGCCGCTGCTACGAAACGCGCTTCGAAAACACGCTCATCGCGAACAACGCCGCGTTCGCGACTGCTGACGAACCGGTCTGGGCGCCGCTCCAGCTGTCAATGCTCGACTCGCTGGTCGTCAGCAATGGCACGGGGCTCAATGCCACTGCCGTGAACGTCTACATCGACGGCAACACCTTCTATGGCAACGCGGGCGGCCTGACCCTGTCCGACCGAGTAGGGCCCTCCGGTGGCACACTCACCGGCATCGTCCGCGGCAACCAGTTCCTGTCCAACGACGGCGACGGCCTCCGGGTGGTGCCGCCCAGCACCCCCACGCTGATCAACAACGTCGCCCTGGGCAACGCGGGCTTCGGCATCTACGCGCCGACTGCCTTCGACGGCGGCGGAAACGTCGCGCGAGACAACACCGCGGGCGACTGCGTGGGCATCATCTGTTCGCCCTTCTGA